In Daphnia magna isolate NIES linkage group LG6, ASM2063170v1.1, whole genome shotgun sequence, the following are encoded in one genomic region:
- the LOC116924786 gene encoding LOW QUALITY PROTEIN: palmitoleoyl-protein carboxylesterase notum1 (The sequence of the model RefSeq protein was modified relative to this genomic sequence to represent the inferred CDS: deleted 1 base in 1 codon) — protein sequence MKTASRWTATVLAAAAVFFLVVDGRPNQVVTPTEHSVNSPFVRRRSSGISRRSTTTPDILRQHLKQALSKCNSREPPPTQKILLKDKNAVCNDGSPAGYFIRKSYGSKRWIVFLEGGWYCYDKRSCESRWSRLRGFMTSNMWPDTRQVSGILSPDPEENPYWWNANHVYVPYCSSDSWSGSSPAGATSRFAFMGSVIIQEVLRDLLSQGLLNASKLMLTGSSAGGTGVMLNLDRATDFLRTQGSTAEVRGVTDSGWFLDNVPYAPADCQDPQRCAPTTAVQMGHTLWNGQVPSACKGQYAAQPWRCYFGHHLHRTLKTPLFIFQWLFDEAQMLADNVGPPMSKEQWDYIHAVGDDLRRTFANVSAVFSPSCISHTVLTKRDWQSIRIGDISLPQALRCWELQPYWSVSNHLTPNGHHHHRHHHRPQTSEDGENEQQNLAAHSVQHSLRHGHKRYKAANVESNPIVLLADDPEMPANAVTVKPAKNLVRSGQRAPGSELVVGTANTTLIPNGRHPNRNGTRKNKEERKKAAGGRKRGKKAGENKRNTKGNVGPNSGAGFVTPAGKSGRKRQQQQQQQQQQQQKGHKESASNHSSHRRNNHNNKDKKRKKDKSQTKDETTTRPRREAAAIVVDPTPASAPEFCQHRLVDRCTWPQCNRVCPKLHNPFTGEEMDFIQLLKSFGLDMSSVANALGIDMHTLNNMDHDVLLHLLTQQTN from the exons ATGAAAACGGCGTCGAGGTGGACGGCGACGGTGTTGGCCGCAGCGGCCGTCTTCTTTCTCGTCGTCGATGGCCGTCCCAATCAAGTGGTGACACCTACCGAGCACAGCGTCAACTCGCCTTTCGTACGACGTCGTTCGTCCGGAATCAGCCGACGGAGCACGACGACGCCCGACATTCTCCGGCAACATCTCAAACAG GCTTTGTCTAAATGCAATTCACGCGAGCCTCCT CCTACGCAGAAAATTCTACTCAAAGACAAAAATGCAGTCTGCAATGATGGATCTCCCGCTGG GTACTTTATCCGCAAATCGTACGGCAGCAAACGTTGGATCGTTTTTCTTGAAg gtgGTTGGTATTGTTACGACAAGCGCAGTTGCGAATCGCGTTGGAGTCGCCTGCGAGGCTTCATGACCTCCAACATGTGGCCCGATACTCGTCAAG TTAGCGGCATTTTGTCGCCAGATCCGGAAGAGAATCCCTATTGGTGGAACGCAAACCACGT gtacGTACCGTATTGTTCCAGCGACTCATGGAGTGGATCGTCCCCAGCTGGGGCCACATCCCGTTTCGCTTTCATGGGTTCGGTCATCATCCAAGAAGTGCTGCGTGACTTGCTGTCCCAGGGTCTCCTGAACGCTTCCAAATTGATGCTAACAGGCAGCAG TGCCGGAGGGACGGGCGTGATGCTGAACCTGGACAGGGCCACGGACTTCCTGCGAACGCAAGGCTCAACAGCTGAGGTTCGTGGTGTCACCGACTCCGGTTGGTTCCTGGACAACGTGCCCTACGCACCGGCTGACTGCCAGGATCCGCAGCGCTGCGCACCGACCACGGCCGTCCAGATGGGCCACACCTTGTGGAATGGCCAGGTGCCATCGGCTTGCAAAGGCCAGTACGCTGCGCAGCCTTGGCGCTGCTATTTCGGCCACCACCTTCATCGGACATTGAAAA CGCCGTTGTTCATTTTCCAGTGGCTGTTTGACGAGGCTCAAATGCTGGCCGATAACGTCGGTCCCCCCATGTCCAAAGAACAATGGGATTACATTCACGCCGTTGGTGATGACTTGCGGCGCACCTTCGCCAATGTCTC GGCAGTGTTCTCACCGTCATGCATATCGCACACGGTACTAACGAAACGGGATTGGCAATCCATCCGCATCGGAGACATTTCACTGCCCCAAGCTCTGCGCTGTTGGGAACTTCAACCTTACTGGTCCGTCTCGAATCATTTGACGCCAAACGGACATCACCATCATCGGCATCATCACCGACCTCAGACAAGTGAAGACGGCGAGAACGAACAGCAGAATCTTGCGGCTCATTCTGTCCAGCATTCACTCAGACACGGTCACAAGCGATACAAGGCCGCCAATGTCGAATCCAA TCCCATCGTTTTATTGGCCGATGATCCCGAGATGCCGGCAAACGCTGTGACGGTCAAACCAGCCAAAAATCTGGTCCGTTCCGGCCAACGGGCTCCTGGCAGCGAATTGGTTGTCGGTACGGCTAACACGACGCTCATTCCTAACGGAAGGCATCCGAATCGTAATGGAACGCGTAAgaataaagaggaaagaaagaaggcAGCAGGAGGTCGTAAACGTGGCAAGAAGGCCGGTGAGAATAAACGAAACACTAAAGGGAATGTCGGGCCCAACAGCGGAGCCGGATTCGTTACGCCAGCCGGAAAATCAGGTCGCAAAagacaacaacagcagcagcagcaacaacaacaacaacagaaaggCCATAAAGAAAGTGCGAGCAATCACAGCAGTCACCGCAGAAATAATCACAACAACAAAGACAAGAAGCGCAAAAAAG ACAAGAGCCAGACAAAGGATGAAACGACGACGCGTCCGAGGAGAGAAGCTGCTGCAATTGTGGTAGATCCTACACCGGCGTCAGCACCTGAATTTTGCCAACACCGGCTGGTTGATCGGTGCACGTGGCCTCAGTGCAATCGGGTGTGTCCTAAACTTCACAATCCATTCACCG GTGAGGAAATGGATTTCATCCAGCTGCTCAAATCTTTCGGGCTCGATATGAGTAGCGTGGCCAACGCCCTTGGCATCGATATGCACACGCTCAACAATATGGATCACGATGTGTTGCTCCATTTATTGACACAGCAAACCAactag